One part of the Salmo salar chromosome ssa10, Ssal_v3.1, whole genome shotgun sequence genome encodes these proteins:
- the LOC106560522 gene encoding protein FAM183A: MIHFVCRVVGWFAIKLHTTYRLSSFFCIVSEFIQTRMSSAKQSKEKDPADIVNQNAIHIETIKKENRSQKVYTLFSINPYKRLHILTDKPMAGNKTHDKVQEDPAFLRAIHRACLEPTKKYTHPQTESQEIGWISRPLIVSDRSDRRLNWSRQNSEITKYMDAAWRLKEQTQNLG, from the exons ATGATACACTTTGTATGTCGTGTCGTGGGCTGGTTTGCTATAAAGCTGCACACTACGTATCGTCTCTCGTCTTTTTTCTGTATTGTATCCGAATTTATACAAACCAGGATGTCATCGGCTAAGCAGTCAAAAGAAAAGGATCCTGCCGATATTGTTAATCAGAACGCAATTCACATAGAGACCATAAAGAAAGAGAATAGGAGCCAAAAAGTTTACACGCTATTTAGCATCAACCCGTACAAAAGAC TTCACATTTTGACTGACAAACCTATGGCTGGCAACAAGACACACGACAAAGTGCAGGAAGACC CTGCTTTCCTAAGGGCCATCCACAGGGCTTGTTTGGAGCCAACCAAGAAATACACTCACCCCCAAACTGAGAGCCAGGAGATAGGCTGGATATCCAGACCTCTG ATTGTTTCAGATCGCAGCGATAGAAGACTGAACTGGTCACGGCAGAACTCTGAGATCACCAAGTACATGGATGCAGCATGGCGTCTGAAAGAACAGACACAGAACCTGGGTTAG
- the LOC106560521 gene encoding probable rRNA-processing protein EBP2: MVFGPQNHCLYPFIPVNNTMDIIEDGEQLGETSEEDSELSDGELQDAFAKGLLKPGLNFTTQEPKKIVNNVEGLKQCLADFRKNTLPWVERLDMVNLPADDIVAKSEGRLDNKASEDINPDDDFQREMFFYRQAQEAVLEAMPRLLKLKIATKRPEDYFAEMAKSDQQMQKIRKKLITKQIMMEKSEKAKKLREQRKYGKKVQVEVIQKRQKEKKAMMSAVKRYQKGMTDKLDFLEGDQKTAKGGAPAKGGAGKGAGGKTPEKKVMNKKGPNAKRKYKDQRFGFGGKKSGSKWNTKDSHNDVSGFRAKVAHGKGGKGGKGGKAGPGGRGPAKGGPKRPGKNARKKMKGRS, encoded by the exons ATGGTATTTGGTCCACAAAATCACTGTTTGTATCCATTCATTCCCGTAAACAATACCATGGATATTATTGAAGATGGCGAGCAGTTAGGTGAGACGTCTGAGGAGGACAGCGAATTATCTGACGGAGAG CTTCAAGATGCATTCGCAAAGGGATTGCTAAAGCCTGGGTTGAACTTTACAACACAAGAACCGAAGAAGATTGTCAACAATGTG GAGGGTTTGAAACAATGCCTCGCTGACTTTCGTAAGAACACACTACCCTGGGTAGAGAGGCTGGACATGGTCAATCTCCCCGCTGATGACATCGTTGCCAAGTCCGAGGGCAGACTCGACAACAAGGCTAGCGAAGACATCAACCCGGATGACGACTTCCAGAGAGAGATGTTCTT TTACCGCCAGGCCCAAGAAGCTGTTCTGGAAGCGATGCCCCGGCTACTGAAGCTGAAGATAGCCACCAAGAGACCTGAGGACTACTTTGCAGAGATGGCCAAGTCAGACCAGCAAATGCAGAAG ATCAGGAAGAAACTCATCACGAAGCAGATCATGATGGAGAAGTCGGAAAAGGCCAAGAAACTAAGAGAACAAAGGAAGTATGGCAAGAAG GTACAAGTGGAGGTTATTCAGAAGAGACAGAAGGAGAAGAAGGCCATGATGTCTGCAGTGAAGAGGTATCAAAAAG GTATGACTGACAAACTGGACTTCCTGGAAGGAGATCAGAAAACTGCTAAAGGAGGCGCTCCAGCTAAAGGAGGTGCAGGGAAAGGGGCCGGTGGCAAAACACCTGAGAAAAAGGTCATGAACAAGAAAGG GCCCAATGCTAAGAGGAAGTATAAAGACCAGAGGTTTGGCTTTGGCGGGAAGAAAAGTGGATCCAAGTGGAACACCAAGGACAGCCACAACGATGTGTCAGGGTTCCGAGCCAAGGTGGCTCATGGgaaaggaggaaagggagggaaaggaggcAAAGCAGGACCAGGTGGAAGAGGCCCCGCCAAAGGAGGGCCT AAAAGACCGGGCAAGAATGCACGCAAGAAGATGAAGGGTCGCTCCTAA